A genome region from Bordetella genomosp. 10 includes the following:
- a CDS encoding aldolase/citrate lyase family protein, producing MPLHNPFKHALRAGRPQIGLWSTLASPFVSELIAGSGYDWLLLDTEHTPSDVPLMLQQLQAVAAEQRRPSSAVVRPAWNDAVLIKRYLDIGAQTLLLPFVQNAEEAAAAVAAMRYPPHGIRGMGGTMRASHFGRDADYVRDADKELCLLVQVETEEALANIEAIAAVDGVDGIFVGPGDLSASMGHPGELQHPRVSAAIDDAIRRIRACGKAPGILMLDEKRARACLDLGALFVAVATDQVLLRKAADDMAARFAQHRGPVANSQY from the coding sequence ATGCCTTTGCACAACCCCTTCAAGCACGCCTTGCGCGCGGGCCGGCCGCAGATCGGCCTGTGGTCCACCCTGGCCTCGCCCTTCGTGTCCGAGCTGATCGCCGGTTCCGGCTATGACTGGCTGCTGCTGGACACCGAGCACACGCCCAGCGACGTGCCGCTCATGCTGCAACAACTGCAGGCGGTCGCGGCCGAGCAGCGGCGGCCTTCGTCCGCCGTGGTGCGGCCCGCCTGGAACGACGCCGTGCTGATCAAGCGTTATCTGGACATCGGCGCGCAGACGCTGCTGCTGCCCTTCGTGCAGAACGCCGAGGAAGCGGCCGCCGCCGTCGCCGCCATGCGTTATCCGCCGCATGGCATACGCGGCATGGGCGGCACCATGCGCGCCAGCCATTTCGGCCGCGACGCGGACTACGTGCGCGACGCGGACAAGGAACTGTGCCTGCTGGTCCAGGTGGAAACCGAGGAAGCGCTGGCCAATATCGAAGCCATCGCGGCGGTCGACGGCGTGGACGGCATCTTCGTCGGGCCGGGCGACCTGTCGGCCAGCATGGGCCATCCCGGCGAATTGCAGCATCCCAGGGTCAGCGCGGCCATCGACGACGCCATCCGGCGCATCCGCGCCTGCGGCAAGGCGCCCGGCATACTGATGCTGGACGAGAAACGCGCGCGCGCCTGCCTGGACCTGGGCGCGCTCTTCGTCGCCGTCGCCACCGACCAGGTGCTGCTGCGCAAGGCGGCGGACGACATGGCCGCCCGCTTCGCCCAGCACCGCGGGCCCGTGGCGAACAGCCAATACTGA
- a CDS encoding Bug family tripartite tricarboxylate transporter substrate binding protein has product MPSTAFARALLTGALALTAATVLPQAAQAASGYPNQPITIVVPQPPGGAADQFARPFGQALGKVLGESVIILNRPGANGNIAAANVARITPADGYTIFYGSISTLAVNPHLYKDAGFDPLKDFQPLTLTNQTPNVLLVGAQTPYHSVADVIAAAKAKPGALAFGSAGNGNTMHLVGLQFQSKAGVQLMHIPYKGGPAALNDVLAGQIPMMFHNLSAVVPFHNSGKIRVLAVADTKRSPLLPDVPTMAEVGLPGVESVAWSGMLVRAGTPAPIVEKLNAAMRQILDDPAFRKPMEAQGFEVLSSTPDEFTARLKKDYQSMGDVIRAGNVHID; this is encoded by the coding sequence ATGCCCTCGACCGCCTTCGCGCGTGCCCTCCTGACCGGCGCGCTGGCCCTGACCGCCGCAACCGTCCTGCCCCAGGCCGCGCAGGCCGCCTCCGGCTATCCGAACCAGCCCATCACCATCGTGGTGCCGCAACCGCCCGGCGGCGCGGCGGACCAGTTCGCCCGTCCCTTCGGCCAGGCGCTGGGCAAGGTCCTGGGGGAATCCGTGATCATCCTCAACCGCCCGGGCGCCAACGGCAACATCGCCGCGGCCAACGTCGCGCGCATCACGCCGGCCGACGGCTACACCATCTTCTACGGCTCGATCAGCACGCTCGCCGTGAACCCGCACCTGTACAAGGACGCGGGCTTCGATCCGCTCAAGGATTTCCAGCCGCTGACGCTCACCAACCAGACGCCCAACGTGCTGCTTGTCGGCGCGCAGACGCCCTACCATTCCGTGGCCGACGTCATCGCCGCCGCCAAGGCCAAGCCCGGCGCCCTGGCTTTCGGCTCGGCCGGCAACGGCAACACCATGCACCTCGTGGGCCTGCAATTCCAGAGCAAGGCCGGCGTGCAGTTGATGCACATCCCCTACAAGGGCGGCCCCGCCGCGCTGAACGATGTGCTGGCGGGCCAGATCCCCATGATGTTCCACAACCTGTCGGCGGTCGTGCCCTTCCACAATTCCGGCAAGATCCGCGTGCTCGCCGTGGCCGACACCAAGCGTTCGCCGCTGCTGCCCGACGTCCCCACCATGGCCGAAGTCGGCTTGCCCGGCGTGGAGTCGGTGGCCTGGAGCGGCATGCTGGTGCGCGCCGGCACGCCCGCGCCCATCGTGGAAAAACTGAACGCGGCCATGCGCCAGATCCTCGACGACCCCGCCTTCCGCAAGCCGATGGAGGCGCAGGGCTTCGAAGTGCTGTCGTCGACACCGGACGAATTCACCGCGCGCCTGAAGAAGGACTACCAGTCCATGGGCGACGTGATCCGCGCCGGCAACGTGCACATCGATTGA
- a CDS encoding LacI family DNA-binding transcriptional regulator, with translation MTADAPDESAARRRGARPKLLATTNRDIARLAQVSVVTVSRYFNSPELVSEGVRERLREVIAQTGYVPSQVARRLASSKSGVVGAVMQNIGSPTFARVVQGITEVVDRQGLQLLLASSDYLQHAEARAIRTFLGWHPSALILTRGDHAPDIEALLRGTRVPVVEAWDLADDRPFHQVGFRQQDAGALVARHFLEQGVRCARYVLPASIQDSRATRRGEGFVSAMQAAGAVAACVRAAEADDFAAGEAAIAAFAAEAPGARPRALAFANDNMAMAALLRAPAYGVQVPRDCGVAGYGDALVAPMLSPALTTVRPDPYAIGAAAAHAALRLMQGGAEAGAAAVRQEVPCALVARESSAMTA, from the coding sequence ATGACCGCCGACGCGCCGGACGAAAGCGCCGCACGCCGCCGAGGGGCGCGCCCGAAGCTGCTGGCCACCACCAACCGCGACATCGCCCGGCTGGCGCAGGTGTCGGTGGTGACGGTGTCACGCTATTTCAATTCGCCCGAACTGGTTTCCGAGGGCGTGCGCGAACGCCTGCGCGAAGTCATCGCCCAGACCGGCTATGTTCCCAGCCAGGTGGCGCGCCGCCTGGCTTCGTCCAAGAGCGGCGTGGTGGGCGCCGTCATGCAGAACATCGGCAGCCCTACCTTTGCCCGCGTCGTGCAGGGCATCACCGAGGTGGTGGACCGGCAGGGCCTGCAACTGCTGCTGGCCAGCAGCGATTACCTGCAGCATGCCGAGGCGAGGGCGATACGGACCTTCCTGGGCTGGCATCCCAGCGCGCTGATCCTGACCCGCGGCGACCACGCGCCCGATATCGAAGCCCTGTTGCGCGGCACGCGGGTGCCCGTGGTCGAAGCCTGGGACCTGGCCGACGACCGGCCATTCCACCAGGTCGGCTTCCGCCAGCAGGATGCCGGCGCGCTGGTGGCGCGGCATTTTCTCGAACAGGGCGTGCGGTGCGCGCGCTATGTCTTGCCCGCCAGCATTCAGGACAGCCGGGCGACGCGCCGCGGCGAGGGCTTCGTCTCGGCCATGCAGGCGGCGGGCGCCGTCGCGGCCTGCGTGCGGGCCGCCGAGGCCGACGATTTCGCGGCGGGCGAGGCCGCCATCGCCGCCTTCGCGGCCGAAGCGCCGGGTGCCCGGCCGCGCGCCCTGGCTTTCGCCAATGACAACATGGCGATGGCCGCGTTGCTGCGCGCCCCGGCCTACGGCGTGCAGGTGCCGCGCGATTGCGGCGTGGCGGGCTATGGCGATGCGCTGGTGGCGCCGATGCTGTCGCCCGCGCTGACCACCGTGCGCCCCGATCCCTATGCCATCGGCGCCGCGGCCGCGCACGCGGCCCTGCGCCTCATGCAGGGCGGGGCCGAGGCCGGCGCCGCCGCGGTCCGGCAGGAAGTGCCCTGCGCGCTGGTGGCGCGGGAGAGCAGTGCGATGACGGCGTGA
- a CDS encoding mandelate racemase/muconate lactonizing enzyme family protein produces the protein MAQENSFEITRLETFVLRVPASPPVRTSFGVMHDRPALLVRVTGKEGVQGWGEVWCNFPAVGAEHRARLLDTCIKPLLLGQAWDSPAACFDALGARLRILAIQSGEPGPLAQAVAGVDTAIWDMVARRARQPLWRHLGGQPTIRVYTSGINPDQPERIAEAKAREGYTAFKLKVGFGDQRDEDNVRILRQAMGAGATLMVDANQAWTPAQSADMTQRLAAYDLAWLEEPLPADTPWPVWRTLAEQSSIPIAGGENLRGPEAFVAAMEEGGMAVIQPDLGKWGGFSGCLPVARDVLARGRTFCPHWLGGGIGLTASLHLKAAIGGVGYVEVDSNPNMLRDWLLPADFAVKDGTVTLSGEAGLGVTPDLERLRPYIVAAHGG, from the coding sequence ATGGCTCAAGAAAACAGCTTTGAAATCACCCGCCTGGAAACCTTCGTCCTGCGCGTGCCGGCGAGTCCGCCGGTGCGCACGTCGTTCGGCGTCATGCACGACCGTCCCGCGCTCCTGGTGCGCGTCACGGGCAAGGAAGGCGTCCAGGGGTGGGGCGAGGTCTGGTGCAACTTCCCCGCGGTGGGCGCGGAGCACCGCGCGCGCCTGCTCGATACCTGCATCAAGCCGCTGCTGCTGGGGCAGGCATGGGACAGCCCGGCGGCCTGCTTCGATGCGCTCGGCGCGCGGCTGCGCATCCTGGCGATCCAGTCCGGCGAGCCGGGCCCGCTGGCGCAGGCGGTGGCCGGCGTGGACACCGCCATCTGGGACATGGTGGCGCGCCGCGCGCGACAGCCGCTGTGGCGCCACCTGGGCGGCCAGCCCACGATCCGCGTCTACACCTCGGGCATCAATCCCGACCAGCCCGAGCGCATCGCCGAGGCCAAGGCGCGCGAGGGATATACGGCGTTCAAGCTGAAGGTCGGCTTCGGCGACCAGCGCGACGAGGACAATGTGCGCATCTTGCGCCAGGCCATGGGCGCCGGCGCGACGCTGATGGTCGACGCGAACCAGGCCTGGACGCCGGCGCAGTCGGCCGACATGACGCAACGGCTGGCGGCTTACGACCTGGCCTGGCTGGAGGAGCCCCTGCCGGCCGACACGCCCTGGCCCGTATGGCGCACGCTGGCGGAGCAGTCGTCCATTCCCATCGCCGGCGGCGAGAACCTGCGCGGGCCGGAGGCATTCGTCGCCGCCATGGAGGAGGGCGGCATGGCGGTCATCCAGCCCGACCTCGGCAAATGGGGCGGTTTCAGCGGCTGCCTGCCGGTGGCGCGCGACGTCCTGGCCCGCGGGCGCACCTTCTGCCCGCACTGGCTGGGCGGCGGCATCGGGCTGACGGCCTCCCTGCACCTGAAGGCCGCGATCGGCGGCGTGGGCTACGTCGAGGTGGATTCCAATCCCAATATGTTGCGCGATTGGCTGCTGCCGGCCGACTTCGCGGTCAAGGACGGCACCGTGACCTTGTCCGGCGAAGCGGGCCTGGGCGTCACGCCCGACCTGGAGCGCCTGCGGCCTTACATCGTCGCGGCGCACGGGGGCTGA
- a CDS encoding SDR family oxidoreductase, producing the protein MNRNAVPDATPDAPLILVTGGSRGVGAATARLAAAQGYDVAISYVSNESAALAVAADVRAAGRCALPVQADSAEPEQVARLFAAIDREFGRIDVLVNNAAIIGRQSRLEDLGFERMQRIFAVNAIGPILCAQQAARRMSLRHGGRGGAIVNVSSASARLGSPNEYVDYAASKGALETFTTGFAKEVAREGIRVNCVRPGHIYTEMHASGGEPGRVDRVKDSIPMGRGGQPEEVARAILWLAGAEASFITGTFLDATGGK; encoded by the coding sequence ATGAACAGGAATGCAGTCCCAGATGCCACGCCCGATGCGCCATTGATCCTGGTCACCGGCGGAAGCCGCGGCGTAGGCGCGGCGACGGCGCGCCTTGCCGCCGCGCAAGGCTATGACGTGGCGATCAGCTATGTCTCGAACGAATCCGCCGCCCTCGCGGTGGCCGCCGACGTGCGGGCCGCCGGCCGCTGCGCGCTGCCCGTGCAGGCCGACAGCGCGGAGCCGGAACAGGTGGCCCGCCTGTTCGCCGCCATCGACCGCGAGTTCGGCCGCATCGACGTGCTGGTGAACAACGCCGCGATCATCGGCCGGCAGTCACGGCTGGAGGATCTCGGATTCGAGCGGATGCAGCGCATCTTCGCGGTCAACGCCATCGGCCCCATCCTCTGCGCGCAACAGGCGGCCAGGCGGATGTCCCTTCGCCACGGCGGGCGCGGCGGCGCCATCGTCAACGTGTCGTCGGCGTCGGCCCGGCTGGGCAGTCCCAACGAATATGTCGACTACGCCGCCTCCAAGGGCGCCCTGGAGACCTTCACCACCGGCTTCGCCAAGGAAGTCGCGCGCGAAGGGATACGCGTGAACTGCGTGCGCCCCGGGCACATCTATACGGAGATGCACGCCAGCGGCGGAGAGCCGGGCCGGGTGGATCGCGTCAAGGACTCGATCCCCATGGGCAGGGGCGGCCAGCCCGAGGAAGTGGCACGGGCCATCCTGTGGTTGGCCGGCGCCGAGGCGTCCTTCATCACCGGGACCTTCCTCGACGCCACCGGGGGCAAGTAA